Proteins co-encoded in one Rudaeicoccus suwonensis genomic window:
- a CDS encoding D-alanine--D-alanine ligase family protein, whose product MSTPSPSEESGETGRKPVVAIVFGGRSSEHAVSCSTAASVLAAIDRDRFDVVPIGISREGRWVLMADDPAPLRLTSGHTPSVEGETAALISADPSTREVIISPPGEAPRVLTEVDVVLPLLHGPFGEDGTLQGLLELGDVRYVGSGVAASAVMMDKALMKLVFASAGLPIGRYVVITDKEWRRDKATCLDAAVPLGLPVFVKPARAGSSVGVVKVDDPAELEAAIERARLSDPKVLVEAAIAGREVECGVLEGHDAEAPRASAIGEITVTGDRHTFYDFEAKYLDDDARLTCPAQLPEEDADEIRELSVKAFEAAGCEGLARVDWFYEPGGQLVLNEINTMPGFTPSSMFPRVWAETGLDYSELITELIELALNRRVGLR is encoded by the coding sequence GTGAGCACTCCGAGCCCGTCCGAAGAGTCCGGTGAGACCGGCCGAAAGCCCGTTGTCGCAATTGTTTTCGGTGGACGTTCCAGCGAACACGCGGTGTCGTGCTCGACCGCGGCGAGTGTGCTCGCGGCCATCGACCGTGACCGTTTCGATGTGGTGCCGATCGGCATCTCCCGAGAGGGTCGCTGGGTGCTGATGGCCGACGATCCGGCGCCGTTGCGACTCACATCGGGTCACACGCCCAGCGTCGAGGGTGAGACGGCAGCGCTGATCTCCGCCGACCCCTCGACGCGAGAAGTCATCATCTCCCCACCTGGCGAAGCCCCGCGTGTGCTGACCGAGGTCGACGTGGTGCTGCCACTGTTGCACGGGCCGTTCGGTGAGGACGGCACCCTGCAGGGGCTGCTCGAACTCGGCGACGTGCGGTATGTCGGATCAGGGGTCGCGGCGTCCGCAGTGATGATGGACAAAGCTCTGATGAAACTGGTCTTCGCCTCAGCAGGTCTGCCCATAGGGCGTTATGTCGTGATCACCGACAAAGAATGGCGCCGGGACAAGGCGACCTGCCTGGATGCGGCGGTGCCACTTGGTCTGCCGGTCTTCGTCAAGCCGGCCCGGGCCGGGTCGAGCGTCGGTGTCGTCAAGGTCGATGACCCGGCCGAGCTGGAGGCGGCCATCGAGCGGGCACGGCTCAGCGATCCGAAGGTGCTGGTGGAAGCCGCGATCGCGGGGCGAGAGGTCGAGTGCGGTGTGCTCGAGGGCCATGATGCCGAGGCACCCCGCGCCAGCGCGATCGGTGAGATCACGGTGACCGGTGATCGGCATACGTTCTATGACTTCGAGGCCAAATATCTCGACGACGACGCACGGCTGACCTGCCCGGCGCAGCTGCCCGAAGAGGATGCCGACGAAATCCGGGAGCTGTCGGTAAAGGCTTTTGAGGCTGCCGGTTGTGAGGGCTTGGCACGGGTCGACTGGTTCTACGAGCCCGGCGGCCAACTGGTGCTGAACGAGATCAACACGATGCCCGGCTTCACGCCCTCGTCGATGTTCCCGCGGGTGTGGGCGGAGACCGGGCTCGACTACAGCGAGCTCATCACCGAGCTCATCGAATTGGCACTGAACCGGCGCGTCGGCCTGCGGTAG
- a CDS encoding lysophospholipid acyltransferase family protein — protein sequence MPRPAMTETIEPTYSRVITALYPVLQRITVREWSGLENVPKTGGFVAACNHTSNMDHFPLAHFLVEAGRAPHYLAKDSLFKPPGVKQIMYGCGQIPVYRGTSRATSALSAAKEALQRGACVCIYPEGTITREPDFWPMTGKTGAARLALETGVPLLPIAMWGTRDIMWPYRDKLPKLLPAKLVQVSAGPPVDLDDLRDQPITATTLRTATTRLMDQITGLLEDVRGIPAPAERFDPRGHAADPTRGGKTA from the coding sequence GTGCCCCGCCCAGCAATGACCGAAACAATCGAGCCAACATACTCACGCGTCATCACTGCGCTCTACCCCGTGCTGCAGCGGATCACCGTGCGGGAGTGGAGCGGCCTGGAGAACGTGCCGAAGACCGGCGGTTTCGTGGCGGCCTGCAATCACACCTCCAACATGGACCATTTCCCGCTCGCGCACTTCCTTGTCGAGGCAGGCCGGGCGCCGCACTACCTGGCCAAGGACTCGCTGTTCAAACCGCCGGGAGTCAAACAGATCATGTACGGCTGCGGCCAGATCCCCGTCTACCGAGGCACTTCGCGGGCGACCAGCGCCCTGTCGGCGGCCAAGGAGGCGCTGCAACGAGGTGCCTGCGTGTGCATCTACCCCGAGGGCACCATCACCCGCGAGCCGGACTTCTGGCCGATGACCGGCAAGACCGGCGCTGCGCGGCTGGCGCTCGAGACCGGTGTGCCGTTGTTGCCGATCGCGATGTGGGGCACTCGCGACATCATGTGGCCCTATCGCGACAAACTGCCGAAACTGTTGCCGGCCAAACTTGTTCAGGTGTCGGCCGGCCCGCCGGTCGACCTTGACGACCTGCGCGACCAGCCGATCACGGCGACGACCTTGCGCACGGCAACGACCCGGTTGATGGATCAGATCACCGGACTGCTGGAGGACGTGCGCGGCATACCTGCGCCCGCCGAACGCTTCGACCCGCGCGGTCATGCCGCCGATCCGACTCGCGGCGGGAAGACCGCGTGA
- the cofC gene encoding 2-phospho-L-lactate guanylyltransferase, giving the protein MPLPATSTWHLVVPVKDSQQAKSRLQPPPGVRRADLALAFALDTLEVVLRVVPADQVVVVTSDPQVRSELVDEGVRLIADPGRGLNAAITAGIDQVVRHTPGLPGGVLLGDLPALDEDALYDGLRACAATESAIVPDHDGTGTVLLAHHDAARLRPSFGTGSAARHARGATVLEIDLPRLRTDVDDDASLRAAVDLGVGPRTQRVLSACSATV; this is encoded by the coding sequence GTGCCACTTCCAGCCACCTCGACCTGGCATCTCGTCGTTCCGGTCAAAGACAGTCAGCAGGCCAAGTCCCGTCTGCAGCCGCCCCCCGGCGTGCGGCGCGCCGATCTGGCGCTGGCGTTCGCGCTCGACACCCTCGAGGTCGTCCTACGTGTCGTGCCCGCCGATCAGGTCGTCGTGGTGACCAGTGACCCGCAGGTCCGTTCAGAGCTCGTCGACGAGGGCGTTCGGCTGATCGCCGATCCGGGTCGCGGGCTCAACGCGGCGATCACCGCGGGCATCGACCAGGTGGTTCGCCACACTCCCGGCCTCCCCGGTGGTGTGCTGCTCGGCGACCTGCCGGCTCTCGACGAAGACGCGTTGTATGACGGCCTGCGCGCTTGCGCCGCAACGGAATCCGCGATCGTGCCCGATCACGACGGCACCGGCACCGTGCTGCTGGCACACCACGATGCCGCCCGGTTGCGCCCCAGCTTCGGCACCGGCTCGGCTGCGCGGCACGCTCGTGGCGCCACCGTGCTCGAGATCGATCTGCCCAGGCTACGCACCGATGTCGACGACGATGCCTCGCTGCGGGCCGCCGTCGATCTCGGCGTCGGCCCGCGCACCCAACGGGTGCTGTCCGCCTGCTCGGCGACGGTCTGA
- a CDS encoding trans-sulfuration enzyme family protein — protein sequence MSDQHRSSPATRLVGMGRPDRSPGAAVGPGIELSSTYVAGGTPAYGRFSNRTWEVLEDTLGDLEGGRALSFASGMAAVSACLALTPPGGTVVLPHHSYNGTGALVDLLERRGALRAVRVDPADTAAVLAALPSADVLWIESPTNPMLEIADLPTLFAAAGKAGVRTVVDNTFNTPLLLQPLQLGADVVLHSVTKYLAGHSDVVLGATITADEQLYATLLTHRTLHGAIPGPHEAWLALRGMRTLHLRLERACENAVELARRLKEHPAVARVRYPGRGAIVCLETVGGQAAAEALEQRVQVWLPATSLGGVESTLERRRRHAAEPESVPVELVRLSVGIEAVEDLWADIDQALRG from the coding sequence ATGTCGGACCAGCACCGCTCCTCCCCCGCCACCCGCCTCGTCGGCATGGGTCGACCCGATCGCAGCCCGGGTGCTGCCGTCGGCCCTGGCATCGAGCTGAGTTCGACGTATGTCGCAGGCGGCACCCCGGCATACGGCCGGTTTTCCAATCGCACGTGGGAGGTGCTGGAGGACACCCTGGGAGATCTAGAGGGCGGCCGCGCGCTGAGCTTCGCCAGCGGTATGGCTGCAGTCAGCGCCTGCCTCGCGCTGACTCCTCCGGGCGGCACGGTGGTGCTGCCGCACCACAGTTACAACGGCACCGGCGCCCTCGTCGATCTGCTGGAGCGACGTGGCGCGCTGCGCGCCGTGCGCGTCGACCCCGCCGACACAGCAGCGGTGCTGGCCGCGCTGCCGTCGGCGGACGTGCTGTGGATCGAGTCCCCCACCAATCCGATGCTCGAAATCGCGGATCTGCCAACGCTTTTCGCAGCAGCGGGCAAGGCCGGGGTGCGCACCGTCGTCGACAACACCTTCAACACCCCGCTGCTGTTGCAGCCGCTGCAGTTGGGTGCCGACGTCGTGCTGCACTCGGTCACCAAATATCTCGCCGGCCACTCCGACGTGGTGCTCGGCGCGACGATCACCGCAGACGAACAGCTGTATGCCACGCTACTGACCCACCGCACCCTGCACGGGGCGATTCCCGGCCCACACGAGGCGTGGCTGGCGTTGCGCGGCATGCGCACCCTGCACCTGCGGTTGGAGCGGGCCTGCGAGAACGCCGTCGAACTGGCGCGACGTCTCAAGGAGCATCCGGCTGTCGCTCGCGTGCGTTATCCGGGTCGCGGCGCCATCGTGTGCCTGGAGACCGTCGGCGGTCAGGCCGCTGCCGAAGCTCTTGAGCAGCGGGTACAGGTCTGGCTGCCGGCGACGAGCCTCGGGGGCGTGGAGTCGACGCTGGAGCGACGGCGCCGGCACGCCGCCGAGCCGGAGTCGGTGCCGGTCGAACTCGTGCGTCTGTCGGTCGGCATCGAGGCCGTCGAGGACCTGTGGGCAGATATCGACCAGGCATTGCGCGGCTGA
- a CDS encoding HU family DNA-binding protein yields the protein MNKAELIESLETRLGSKKAASDALEAVVDAIIREVAKGNKVGITGFGTFEKITRAARTGRNPRTGTTVRIKKTAVPKFKPGTAFKGVVADPRSLPKTGNAGGRASSAAAPAAKKTTAKKTTAKKATPAKTAAKKTTTAAAKKATPAKKAAPVKAAAKKTTAAAAKKTTAAKTTTAKKTTAAKKAPAKRTAKR from the coding sequence ATGAACAAGGCAGAGCTCATCGAGAGCCTTGAGACCAGGCTCGGCAGCAAGAAGGCTGCAAGCGACGCTCTCGAGGCTGTGGTGGATGCCATCATCCGCGAAGTTGCCAAGGGCAACAAGGTCGGCATTACCGGATTCGGCACGTTCGAGAAGATCACCCGTGCGGCACGCACCGGGCGCAACCCGCGCACCGGCACGACCGTTCGCATCAAGAAGACCGCTGTGCCGAAGTTCAAGCCCGGTACTGCGTTCAAGGGTGTCGTCGCCGACCCGCGGTCGCTGCCCAAGACCGGCAATGCTGGTGGCCGTGCCTCGAGCGCCGCTGCTCCGGCAGCGAAGAAGACCACCGCCAAGAAGACCACCGCCAAGAAGGCCACTCCGGCTAAGACCGCTGCCAAGAAGACCACCACCGCAGCCGCCAAGAAGGCGACTCCGGCGAAGAAGGCGGCACCGGTCAAGGCCGCCGCCAAGAAGACCACCGCGGCAGCGGCGAAGAAGACCACGGCGGCCAAGACCACGACCGCCAAGAAGACCACGGCCGCCAAGAAGGCACCGGCCAAGCGCACCGCCAAGCGCTGA
- a CDS encoding NAD(P)H-dependent glycerol-3-phosphate dehydrogenase, with the protein MTVAAVIGSGNWGTAYAAVLADAGCTVRIAARRDSIAAEINDRHTNAGYLPQLRLPDTVSATTSVAEALDGASIAVLAVPSQSLRDNLTVWRDLIPSDAAVVSLMKGIELRTGKRMSEVIEEVAGIGHDRVVVVSGPNLAHEIAARQPAAAVVASSSARMRSRVAEACATGYFRPYLGTDVIGTEIAGATKNVIALAVGIAAGMGMGDNTMASLLTRGLAETARLGTALGADPQTFIGLAGVGDLVATCASPLSRNRTFGYRLGTGMALEEVIAVTDQTAEGVKSCESILQLARSVEVDVPIVENVAAVVHDGRSPRDVLEALMSRARKHEGA; encoded by the coding sequence GTGACGGTCGCGGCTGTCATCGGCAGCGGCAACTGGGGCACGGCATACGCGGCGGTTCTCGCCGACGCGGGCTGCACCGTGCGCATCGCCGCCCGTCGAGACAGCATCGCCGCCGAGATCAACGACCGGCACACGAATGCGGGTTACCTGCCGCAACTGCGTCTACCGGACACGGTGTCGGCCACGACCTCGGTGGCGGAGGCGCTCGACGGCGCCTCGATCGCGGTGCTGGCGGTGCCGTCGCAGAGCCTGCGCGACAACCTGACCGTATGGCGCGACCTGATCCCGTCGGATGCCGCTGTCGTGTCGCTGATGAAAGGCATCGAGTTGCGGACCGGCAAGCGGATGAGTGAGGTGATCGAGGAGGTCGCCGGGATCGGCCACGACCGTGTGGTGGTGGTCTCGGGTCCGAATCTCGCGCACGAGATCGCCGCGCGGCAGCCCGCGGCCGCAGTCGTCGCCTCGAGCAGCGCACGGATGCGCTCGCGGGTTGCGGAGGCCTGCGCCACCGGCTACTTCCGTCCGTACCTGGGCACGGATGTGATCGGCACCGAGATCGCCGGAGCGACCAAGAACGTCATTGCGCTTGCCGTCGGCATCGCAGCCGGCATGGGCATGGGCGACAACACGATGGCCAGTCTGCTGACGCGCGGTCTCGCCGAAACAGCTCGGCTGGGAACGGCTTTGGGTGCTGACCCCCAGACCTTCATCGGCCTGGCAGGCGTGGGTGACCTGGTGGCGACTTGTGCCTCCCCGCTGTCGCGCAATCGCACCTTCGGGTACCGCCTCGGCACAGGTATGGCGCTGGAGGAGGTCATCGCGGTGACCGATCAAACCGCTGAAGGCGTCAAATCCTGCGAGTCGATCCTGCAACTGGCGCGCAGCGTCGAGGTGGATGTGCCGATCGTGGAGAACGTCGCTGCCGTCGTGCACGACGGACGCTCCCCCCGGGACGTGCTCGAGGCGCTGATGTCACGTGCCCGCAAGCACGAGGGAGCCTGA